Part of the Lolium rigidum isolate FL_2022 chromosome 6, APGP_CSIRO_Lrig_0.1, whole genome shotgun sequence genome, ATTTATCGTGGGTTCGGTGCACAGGGCGTAGaatcttttttcatttttgtttttaatATTGCTTGAGCAAGATCTTGAACTTGAAACCtcttagctctgataccatgaaaggtTGCTGCTCTAGCTAGTTGAACCAAAACTCCAAACTAATAGAAAGAGATTAGGTagtatatttatattcaacagaTCACACTGGAGCCATCTTACGGGAGCACTAGATACCGTCAAACATATTGATCCTAGATCCAGTACATACTAGTTTAGATACACACAAAAGTAATTGCGAACCATATTTTTCCACATGGTTAGTACAAGTACCGTTTGATATATACTAAGAAAATTGCAGAAATGATCGCATGCCACCTTTTGGGAATAAATTTATTAATTAAATCTCAAATTATTTATAACTAACTAGTTACCAAATATTCTCTGCATGACAACATTTTTCCGTATTTCAGCCGAAGATCCTGATCTTACATTTCTCAAAGCACGCTTGATTGCGATGAAACAAGAGGTTGTACACTACCGGACAATAGTTTTCCACGTCATGATCAATCTAGCTAGGGGCCAAAAAGGTGACAACATTATTACATCTTTTTATTACAGGGGGCAGAAAAATTCACAAGATGATTGTGATTCCTTTTATTCATGTATCTCAGTCGACTAGCGCTTCTTTTCTTCTCATATTTATACATACATatagatcttctacatgtatGCATGAAGAAATTAGGATAGGATCCTCTAGCAGTTTCTGATGCAGATACATTTGCGCCAAGGAAGTTCACCAACACACTTCGCACTGCCGAAACCCTCGACGAAGCAAACGGTTATGCAGCTAGCGGTCTCCTCACACAACCCATAATACTTGTGGCTTTGTGCCTCGCACTGCCTCGCCAAAGCTATCTGCACTAATCCCTTGTTCTCTGCACAGAAAAAATAACTAGTTGTCTCACATAATTTTAGCAGTATTATTATTATATCAACTCATGTAGTTCTAATACATGATTTTAGCAGTACTATCAGCTATCTCATATAGTTCTAATTGTAAGCATACCTGTTGCCAGAAAAACCAGGAAGGTGATCAGAAAAACCTTCATGGGCAGATCCATTATTGCGGATTTCTTATAAAAGGTTAAGATGTTTACAGGAGGATGAGGGTTTGGTTATTATATATAGGTGTAGCAAGACACATATTTCCTTGTTGCTTCTAGGATAAGCAAACAGTTTTGTAGGGTAGTGTAACTGGCATGAGACATGAAAAACAATAGCAACAAAATGAACATGTGAGGTTTACTTTACGTAGTTGAAGGGGTGCCCATTGCCTTGTACATAGCAGGGACTAGGTTGCTTCTAGGATAAGCAAACAATTTTGTAGGGTAGTGTAACTGACATGAGAAACAATAGCCGCAAAATCAACATGTGAGGTTTACTTTACGTAGTTGAAGGGATGCCCATTGCCTTGTCCACGGAGCAGGGACTAGGTTGCTTCTACGATAAGCAAACAGTTTTGTAGGAGAAACAGTAGCCGCAAATAAGCATGTGAGGTTTACTTTACGTAGTTCAAGGGGTGCTCATTGCCTTGTCCACGTAGCAGGGACTAGAACgtcagtaacttctcaaatggcttgtcacatataccagcatCTGCCTTCTATTGCAGCAACTCCagtgtggcaccgagctttgtgttgccatctttgcaatttgggtataacttttttttgtgatcatctaacatgccctttaactttcgcttctcgttttcagtTTCTGCTTCTTTGTGTGCATCAgtgatggcccgacgaagatcatcttcaacgggctcatctgatgcctcttcatcttcacctcctcctgcctcttcatcttcatcatgccccgttgcagtatcaccgtagttagggtacatatcatcatcctcttcttcttcgttgtcttccatcataactccTCTTTCTTCAtgtttggtccaacaattatagctggacatgaaacctttccaaagcacgtgggagtgaatgacttgccagtCAGGGTATTGCGTTAAGTTCCGGCAACtaacacatggacaacatataaaaTAATTCAAGCCCGAAGTAAACTCGGGTaggcgtcggtcaacgtacatccattgtcgccggttcatctacattaaataattaagtttatcaaaaaaccattacaaaacatcataatatatataaatagtggaaattagcaccgtacaaatctaagggtaaagttgcttaaccttgatcgaggagaaAACTTAAGTGTTGCTCAggcacctcatatcatttttgttttgtgtaaaatcaagcgaCATCATTCTCTCAgatatttcatcgagcaccttatgtgcatgACAAAGAAAAACAAGCAAGCACTCAACACATACACCTTCCTCCAAGAAAAAATGAAATGAGTGGGCTGGTTGGGGGTGAGCTTAATATATAGGGCAAAGGGAGTGCAAATGCCCCGGCGGGTCCCCTGGACGTCCAGACAGCACGAACCAGTgctattagcaccggttcgtgccaaatccgatacaaaagctctttggagcaaaaaaaccaaagcccttgtttctactagtgatacGTACAGTCGATACCTTCCGGGGTACGATGTCACCTTTTTGTGCTCCTCGACTCTCATCTTCAGTGTCTACTTCTCTTCCTCCACGCAATGCCGCCCAATGCAAGAATTATAGCTATCACGATTAAATCAACGCATGTTCAAAAGACAAGCTCCCAAGAATCAAACGTCATACTATACATGCTACACGATCAACACCATGGGCGCAGCATGCGCCGCGCCACACTTTCCTAGTAAATTTCAAAGATAGTAGCCAGCTCCATAGCAAGAGATCGGTCGGAAAAATCGTGAAGGACGTCTGGACGTGCTACGTACATGAAGCAATTGACAATCAGGATCTGGCTCAGCATGCATGCGAGAGCTACAATGTTTGTGGGTTTCCCAGCAGCTACCCTGTCAATATACGAGGTGATGAGCTTCCACCCAGAAGATGTGTCTCACGCTCCGCTCCGCTCCTGCCTGGGGCGACACCGACGGTGAGGGGTTCACCACGGTTCTctcgcgccgccgctgctgccgtgcCAGTGCGAGGGCCTTTGGGAGGCGCGCACAGGGACGCTGGGAGCTCGCGGCTTCTTCGCCGCCGGCCGATTCCGTCTGTCCGCTCGAGGAGTTCGGCAACTCTGATGCGGCCGGCGACCGGCGGATCTTGCCCAACATGGGCCCGTTCTCGACTCTACCTGGGGGTAGAAGGTCTTCATCCTCTCCGGCAATATTCGGCGGCGGGGGCCATCGCAGAGCGCCCTTCCTCCTCCCGACCGCCGCTGCCGCAGCTCGACGATGGTGAGGCTTTTCCCCCTTCCGACCGTGCTGCTGCAGGGGAGTTGCCCACCGCCGGAAGCCGCCACCCCCAGATCCTCCGCGGTGGGGGATCTGGACCAGTCATCCTCCCGCGCCTCGCCGCGCGCTCTGTGTGTGGGAGATCTGCTCATCCCGCTGCCGGCGAGGCTTGGACCGCCGGATCTGCCTCGCCGCCTCCGTCGCCTCGGGCGTTAGGGTTTCCCCCGAGGCCACCTCCTGTGTGGgctgatgggccggcccaggtggtGGAGGCCCATTCGGCTCGGTCCAGTGCGGTCGAGTGGGAGACGGTGTGCGATGGGCGCCACGTGTCCGGCTCTTCTCATCCTGCGGTTGAGTCGCAGTTAGGGTTTCCAGGGGGAGGATTCCAATTCTGCCCCTCGACCGCCGCCGGTACTTAAGTGGTTTTGGTTACCACTTGGAACCCTAGATCTCGACCGTGCCTTCCCTGCCCCTCCCAGAGACATTCGACGCAACCTCTCCCATGCCAAATCGCTcgtgttctcctcctcctcgggcgcTGGGTGCTGCGGCCGCCTCCTTCCCATGACAACATTGCCCCGAATTTttagcctaagagcatctccaaccgcgtcccccaaagggatttggggcgcggcgGAAAAAAAAAGTTCCCAGTCGCGCGCCCCAAAGGTCCTTCTTGTCCGGCGCGgctcaatacggtgtccggcgtcccgagcccgtcccagcTACATAGGGGaccctccgggcacgccggacacaagaagacgcgggcccgacgcgtcagcgggtcggacgctcaaccgccgcctacatagcgatggtgcagttgccgggaaggggaaccgtcgcattggcaaccgcgtcgatcgacgcgcgaaccgccggaatggagcgcggactccgcggaagagcaaccaccgCTCTCTTCGACATCCGCGCCgctgttcatccgcgctcaataagacccctacgtATGCGCTTTCCGATCTACAACCGGCCGTCATTCATCGAAACCTCTCCTCTCTCACAATGAGCGACCTCTCTCAGCTTCCatcagacaccgacagcgagggtaaGTCTTcgagatggcgccattggtgggacagagttgcgagcagcggcgatgattccccgccgccgctggACAGTGCGGAGGAATgggaggccgtggaggaggaggaagaggctgaggaggtgacgacggcggcggcctgGGCGAAGGCGGGGGCGGAGGCGAAAGCGAAGGCGAAGACGAAGACGCAACCGGCGAGCACCGTCGACAAcaaggaggacacaagttcctccgacgcgtcgaacgacaccgcctcttcgaaaGAGGTGACAAGCAGGAAGAGCCatcgtgaggacgacgaggcggggccatcaaagaagaagtagtttaaatttttatatgtaatttttatatgtttttccgaaggttttatatataatttatttATGTTGCACCGCTTTGAATATTAGTACAACAATATTAGTACAGAGTTACATACACATTTCTTCtatttattaaaataaaaatacagtGTTTTAAAATTTTGGAGGCGCGTTTGGAGGACGCGGTTGGGGAGTAACATCCCCAAACACGACACGAAGGAAACACGTTCCCAAACGATAAATCCAGCGTTATTTAGGAAACACTTTGCAAAACACTTTGGGGGACACGATGCTCTAAGATGTAGATCACATGTTTCTGGAAGCGCGCTTGATTGAGACGAAACAGGAGGTCACACACTCCACGTCATGATCAATCCAGGGGCGAAAAAAGTGACAACATTATTACGTCCTTTTACAATGGAGGGTAGAGGAATTCGCAAGATGATTGATATGATTCCTTTTATTCATAGATCTACATGTATGCATAAAGAAATAGGGGTCCTTTAGCAGTCCCTGGTGCAGAAACAGCGGTGCCGAAAACCATCACACTTGCCACCAGTGAAACCCTCGGTGAAGCAAACATTTCCGCAGTTAGAGTCGCTCACGCACGGCCCCTTATACTTGTGGCTCTGTGACCGGCACTGCCTTGCCAAAGCTGTCGGAACTAATCCCTCCTCTGCACGGAAAAAATAACTAGCTATGTCACATAATTTTAGCAGTATTGTTTATGTCATATCGTTCTAGTACATGATTTTACCAGTACTATCAGCTACTACCCCCGTTTCAATTTAAATGTTGCAGCTTTGTGTaagtatagatgtatctagacgtatTTCAATGTATAGATACATCATAGATAAAATTATGATACTCCTTAttttagaatggagggagtatctcATAGTAGTTCTAATAGTAAGCATACCTGTCGTCAGAAGAACAAGGAAGATGACCACAAAAACCTTCATAGACAGATCCATTATTTGCGATTTTTATGAAAGGTTAAGGTGTTTAGATGAGGATGGGGATTGGGATTGGGATTGAGTTGTTAAATATATAGTTGTAGCAGCACACAGTTTTCCTTGTTGCTTCTAAGATAAGCAAATAAAGTTTTGTAGGATAGTGTAACTGACATGAGAAAAGGTAGCTGCAAAACAATGTGAGGTTTTATGTATTTGAAGGGGTGGTCATTGCCTTGTCCACGTAGCAGGCACTAGCATGTCAGTTGAGGTTACAAGATGGACTCTTATGCCCTAAAATATTCTCGTAAATATAATGGCTCAGCTATTAGAAAAGTATGGGCCAGCCAATCTGAATTTGCTCTTAGTATCACTTTGTTGCCAGtgcaagagcatctctagcagaccctTTAAATTAGTTAAACTAGTAAATTTACAGGCTAGTTTAGAGTATCTTCGGTCGTGTTACTTAAAGCGTTCTCTAAAGATTTTTGGGGCGTGGCGGACATTTTTTCATCCCTAGTCGCGCGCCCCAAACGTCACTTCTGTCTGGCGCGGCCCAATACAATATTTGGCGTCTCGAGTCCGTCCCGCtccataggggacgctccgggcgcgCCATACATAGCGAGAAGCGGGGCGGGGAGTGGCGAGCCCGACGCGTCATTGATCCATTGAAATTTAACAGGACTCTCGCCACATCGCGCCCTCCCGCCACTTCCCGTCACCAGTCGCATATTTCTCTACCATGCCAAAATATTTCACCTCCTTCTGCTGATTGATTTCACCTTCCCGCCGCCGCTACtctctccctcccgccgccgaTTTTATTTCTTCCTCCCACCAGGGGCGGATCCACGTTGGCTAATCAGGTAGCACAGGTCACCGGGTGAATTTTCATCTTACCTTATACGTGTATGGCAGTATAGAGCGTGACACCCCTAAATTTTGGATAGGGACATCGGAAGAAGCCCAAAAGCATGGCTGGCCCAAAATTATCCAACTAGTTAGCAGCGGACGACCGAGCTAGGCAGGTCAGGCATCAATCAATCCATCCATGGAGATAGTGTGCGGGGAAACTAGGGTTTTGAACTCCTGCTGGCGATAGCGACGGCGGAGGCGTTTTCTCCGATCTTGGCCGGCACTGCTTCTCTATCTCCGGCGAGCGATCCGTTCGGGCTGACTAAGGGGGTGTCTTGGCACACCTACCCGGCCTTGGCGGGCGATCTGGGAGAGGAGCGTGAGAGGGCCACGATCGGGCGAGATCGATCTGTGAGTCATGGCAACCAAATTTCCGCGGGAGGGAGGCTCGTCTGGCACCAAACCCACGATGGATCTGCAGGATCTGCTGAAGAAACTAGTCCTCAAGgatgaggaactcgatgatgtggtACTCCCAAAGGAGGATTTCGACAATTTGCGCGAGGGGGCACGTTGGATGGCGGTGGTTAAGTTCCATACCACCAAACACTTCGGAAACCAGCCATTCTTTCAAAAGATGGATGCGGCTTGGGGTTTTGCGCGGAAGTGGGATATTCGCCCGGTGGAGGATAATCTGTTCATCCTCCAGGTCTCTTGTTTGGGCGATTGGAACAGGGCCATGCTGGAGGGACCATGGATATTTCGGCAGATGGGAGTTATGATTGAGCCTTATGACGGGATTGCTGACCCGTCGTCGGTGATCCTGAATCGCATCCATGCATGGGTGCAGATACGGGGGATTCCTCCTCTGTTTCGGAAGGAGGGTATAGTGCGTGACATGGCGGCGCGCATTGGCGAGGTCCTGAGTGTTGATCTCTATGCTTTGGGTGCAAGTGGCACCAGCTTCGTGCGGGTGAGAGTAAAGATTGATGTGAACAAGCCTCTCACCAGAATTGTAGGGCTACACCCGGAAGGCAGTGAGCGCTTATCATTCCAAGTGCTCTATGAGAAGCTGCCGAGATACTGCGAGGTTTGTGGAGTGCTGGGGCATGGCGAGCTGGAGTGTGGCGATGGCGTCCATGGCGA contains:
- the LOC124658967 gene encoding defensin Ec-AMP-D1-like, producing the protein MDLSMKVFVVIFLVLLTTEEGLVPTALARQCRSQSHKYKGPCVSDSNCGNVCFTEGFTGGKCDGFRHRCFCTRDC